A region of the Candidatus Rokuibacteriota bacterium genome:
TGCCCAGCTCGCGCGCGAGCGCCCCCGCGTGAAGCGGCCCGGCGCCCCCGAAGGCGAGCAGCGCGAGCCGGGTCGGGTCCACGCCGCGCTGGACCGTGACGACCCGGAGCGCCCGGGCCATGTTGGCGTTGACGACCTTGATGATGCCCCGCGCCGTCCCGACCGCGGAGAGGTCGAGGGCCTCACCGAGCTTGGCGATAACCTCGCCGGCGCGCGCCAGATCCAGCGGCATCCGCCCGCCCAGAAGCCCCTTCGGCGAGAGCCGTCCCAGGAGGAGATTGGCGTCGGTCACCGTCGGCTCGGTCCCGCCACGCCCGTAGCAGGCCGGGCCGGGGTCGGCTCCCGCGCTCTGAGGGCCCACCATCAGCGCGCCGCCCGAATCGCGCCAGGCGATGCTCCCGCCGCCGGCGCCGATCGTGTGGATGTCGAGCGCCGGAATCCGGATCGGGACTCCGGCGATCTCGCGCTCGAACGCCAGCGCGGGAGTCCCGTCGCGCACGAACGAGACGTCGGTGCTCGTCCCTCCCATGTCAAACGTGACGACCGACGACACGCCCGCCTTCTGCGCCAGCCAGGCCGCCCCGGCCACTCCCGCGCTCGGCCCCGAGAGCAGCGTCTTCACGGGCGCGCGCGCCGCCTCGTCGATCCCGATCGTCCCGCCGTTGGACTGGTTGATGTACGGGACCGCGACGATCCCGAGCTCCCGCACCCGGCGGCGGAAGGCCTGGATGTACCCTACCAGGACCGACCCCAGATAGGCGTTGACCACGGTGGTGGTGAGGCGCTCGTACTCCCTGAACTCCGGGAGCACCTCGTGCGATGCCGAGCAGAAGACGTTCGGCATTAGTGACCGGGCGCGCTCCAGGACCCGGCGTTCGTGGTCGGGCGAGCGATAGGCGTAGAGGAAGCAGACGGCCAGGGCCTCGACTCCCTCGCGCGCCAGGCCCTCCAGGGCACGATCCACCTCAGCCAGATCCAGCGGAAGGCGCACGCTCCCGTCGGCCATCACCCGCTCGGCGACCTCGATCCTCAGGGCACGCGGGATCAGCGGCGCCGGCTTGGGGACGTGGAGATCGTAGAGGGACGGGCGCCGCTGGCGCGCGATCTCGAGCAGATCCCTGAACCCCCGGGTGGTAATGAGCCCTACCCTGGCCCCTTTGCGCTGGAGCAGGGTGTTGGTGGAGACCGTAGTGCCGTGGGCGAGGTAGCCGATCTGCCCTGGCGAGGCGCCGGCCTCGGCCAGGATTCGCGAGATCCCGTGCAGGATCCCTTCCGACGGGTCAGAAGGCGTGGACGGGACCTTACCGACGATGAGAACGCCGGTCTCCTCGTTGAGGAGGGCCAGGTCCGTGAAGGTGCCGCCGACATCGATGCCGATCCGGTAGCCCATCGCCTGGGTACTCGAGCGCGCGGTCGGCTGGGCTACTCGACCACGACCAGAGTTCCCTCGAAGTCGTGCCCGAGGTTTCGGATTTTGAAGGTGCCGGTGCGTGTCGGAGTGAACTCGATGATGGTGACCTTGTCCGGCGGCTCAAGCGTCACGTTGGCCACGAACGGCCGAATGCTGATCTGGTTGAGGTGCTCGCGCTGGAGGGCCTTCATGCGCAATCGTACCCGGATTCCCTTCTTCACCGTCAACGGGTCGGGAGCGAACTTCCCGGTGGGGAACACGTTCATCGTCATCTCGAACTCCTGCACCGTCGGACGTGCCTGCGCCACCCGCTCGGACCGAGCCAGCCGGGGCGCACCGACGTCAGAGGGTTCTCCCGCACCCGCCAGCCACCCCCACGTCAGGAGGCCGGCGGCCAGGATTCTCGCCGTACGCATCGGAGCCCTCGCGTTACCGCCGCTGCACGTAGTGCATCCCGCAGGTCGGCGCGTGGGTCCTCACAACCGCTCGGACCGCGAGCGTGGCGACATCGATCACGGTGATCGTTTCCTCCACCGCGCTCGTGACATATGCGGTCTTCCCGTCGGGAGCCAGCGTCACGCTACACCGATAGAGGACCTTGTCGCTGAGCGGCTTCAGCTCGATGGTCTTGAGGATTCTCAGGCCCGGCACGTCGATCACCGTGACATGCGGACTTGTCTTGTGGATCGACAGGCCGAGCCGGCTGTCCTGAGTAAAGACGAGCCGGCTCGGATTGGCGGGCGACGACGTTCCTGTCGGGCGGACGTCGATGGTCGCGACGAGCAAGTCCGTCGAGGCATCAACCACGAGCTGGCTATCCCCGCCCTTCCGCGAGTACCGGCTATCCAGGAAGAGGAACCTCCCATCCGGCGTGATCGCGATACTGTTGAAACCTGGCCGCGGGAGCGGGAGGGTCTTGGCGACCGTGTTCGTGGCCACGTCGACCACCGAGAGATCCTGGCTCCCGGTGTTGGCCACATACACCTTCCTGCTGAGCTTGGAGTACACGACCCCGCGCCACGGCCGCGTGCCGACCGGAATACGCGCGACGACGCCGAATTTTTCCGCGTCGATGACAAGGACCGAATGCTCCTTCGGATTTGTCACGTAGGCGCGCCAGGAGTCGCCAATGGGGGCGAAGGTCATCCCGCCGCTCACTCCGTCATCCACGGGCACGCGCGCCAGGAGCCTGTGGGTCGTCGCGTCGATCACCGACACAGCCTCTTCGCTCATGACCCAGACGGTCCTGCCGTCGGGGCTCAGGAGCATCGGACCGACCGGGTTGATGCCGACTGACACGAGCTCGATTATCTCGTGGGTCGCGGTATCGATGACCATCACGCCCCGGCGAGCCGAATTGCTCACGTAGAGTCGCCTCCCGTCCGCTGTCGCGACACCGGAGGGTCCCATGCTGCCCGGCACGGTCACGGTTTTCACAACCCTGAGGCTCGCGGGGTCCAGCACGAGCAGCTTGTCCTGCGCCGCGACATAGAGGCGATCCTGAGCCGCTGGCTGGGCCGGGACTTCGCGCGGGGCCAGGCCGAGGGGGCCCACGCCCAGCCCGTACAGGACCACTACACCGACCGCGATTCTCATGGACCTCCGGACCTGTTTCACTGTCGGCTCCTCCCTTGTCGGAGTAACGCCCATCGAGCGCGGGCTTCGCCCGCGCAACCAACTCGGGCCTCGCCTCGGGGCTCTCCTCGCCTGCGGCTCGTCGGCAGCCCCTCGGCTCGAACCACCATTCATGGGGGAGGCCTCGGAGGGGGCCCGGGTACCCACGCCGAAGGCGTGGGTGTCCCCCTCCGATTGTCCTAGATCGGCTCGACCAGTTTGGCGAGGATCGCCGGCAGGGCGGCCTCGGCCTTCTTCGCCTGGTCGTCGCCGGTCTCGCCGCCCTCGCGGTGCGCGACCACGACCAGCTCAAGGTCCGGGACGCCCTGGAGCCGGGCCTGGCTCCGGGCGGCGTGCTCGAAGGTGTCCCAGGCGACCGTGACCGTGTGGATTCCCTTCTTCTCCAACCCCGCCGCGTCGAGCACACTGCCCGACGTGCACGATCCTCAGAGAGCGACGCCGACGATGGCGGCATCCGCCCAGCCCGCCACCTCCTCGATCAGCTCCTTCGGGGCCGGCGCCGTGCCCGAGGGCTTGAGCCAGCGCCGCACGTGGGCTCCTGTCCGCGTCTGAAGGACCGCCTCGAGCTGACCGGTGAAGGCGGCGTCCAGGTTGTCGTCGACGATCGCGATGGAGGCGCCCCTGAGCTGGCGCGGGCGCCGCTTCGGGGCCCGCGGTCCCGACCGGGCGGGCCACACGGGAACCAGAATCTCCATCTTCCCCTCCTGACTCCGCTCCACCGCTGGGAGCACGTGGGCCTAACCGGAGTTCGAGCGCCCACCCGCGCTTTCAGCGCGGGTACCCGGCCGGCGCAAGCTTCCCCGGCGGGAGGCTTCGGAGGGGGCCGTCGAGGCCCCCTCCGATTGCTAGCGCCGGATCTGGCGCGTCACAGCATAGCCGCCGAAGCCTCCCCAGCCGGGGAGGACAGCGGCGAAGTAGCTCCGGCCGCCCGCCACGATCAGGTGGAGATCCTCGGGCCTCGCCGTCACCGGGATCATCGTATCCGGGTTGTCCAGATCATACCTGAGCGGGTAGCGACCGGCATCACGCTCCATCTTCCTGAACTGCTCGTGGACCAGCCCGCAGGCCCGGACATCGCGGACGGAGCGGCGCGCGTGCTCCCAGAGGTAGAGCCGGACATCCCCCTTGGACCACCCGCGCCGCGCGAACTCCTCGGCGTTCAGCGGGTTCAGCACGACGAGCATCTGGCCAAGCACGTGGATGTTGTTGCTCCCGAGCTGGCGCATCGAGTCCACCAGGACGTGGAGCATCTCCTCGGGCGTCCCGTAGCAGAAGACGCTGTGGGGTCCCTCGCAGGCGAAGACGGTCACCGCGTCCGAGTGTGGAGGGCACCCGCGCTCGAGGTGGAACGGCTCCCACGGGCTTCCGGCCTCGTCCTCGGCGATGCAGAAGGCGTACTCGGCGGGGTGGGAGAGCGTGGACTTGTCCGTCTCCCAGGGCACGGCGCCGCCCAGGTTCCAGAGGGCGAGCCGCACCGCACGCCCGACGGCGGCGTTGGCGCGGTAGCCGTTGCCGAAGACGCCGTCGCGGGCGTTGAAGCCGAGTTGGCGCGCGATCGGGCCGTTCACGATCACGAGCGAGACGCACATGTGGGTGGTCTGGGAGACGCCGTTCAGGTTGTGGGCGGGATCGAGGAGGGCCTCCATCGCGGCGAGAACGACCGGGAAGTACTCGGGGAGGCAGCCGCCCATCACGGCGTTGATGGCCAGCTTCTCGATGGTGGCCTCCCCGCCCTTGGGCGGGACCGGCCCCAGGCTCTCCTGGGGATCGCGCCTGGCGTGCTCGAGCACCGCCTCGACCCGGCGGCGCGTCGGAAGGACGACGGGGAGGCCGTCGGTCCAGTTCCGCTCGTAGAACAGCTCGACCGCCGCCTCGTAATCGTCGAGGGTCAGAGTTTCCGAGACCAGTTCCATGGAACCCGTGCTCCCGGGAAATGCCTCCCGCCTCAGCGCGACGGAGGGATCGGGCAGTCAGGAAGAACCGACTCGGCGACGCCGTCAGCCGGTGATGGCGCCCCCGGAGGCCGAGGAAACCAGGCGGGCGTACTTGGCCATGGCGCCCGTCGTGTACCGGGGTTTGGGCGGCTTCCAGGCGCGGAGGCGCTTCCGGAGATCGGCCTGCGCGAGCTCCACGTCGAGGCGACGCCGCTTGACGTCGATCACGATCGTGTCGCCGTTCCTCAGCACCGCGATGGGCCCACCTACGACCGCTTCGGGGGCCACGTGCCCGACCATGAGGCCGTGGGTCGCGCCCGAGAAGCGGCCGTCGGTCATCAGCGCCACTGAGTCCCCGAGCCCGGCCCCGACGAGGGCACCGGTCACCGCCAGCATCTCGCGCATGCCGGGGCCGCCCTTCGGGCCCTCGTAGCGGATCACGATCACGTCCCCGGGCTTGATCTTCCCGGCTTTGACCGCGGCGAAGGCGTCCTCCTCGCGATCGAAGACCCGCGCCGGGCCGCGGTGGACCGTGCGCTCGTGGCCGGCGACCTTGGCCACGCAGCCTTCAGGAGCCAGGTTCCCCTTCAGGATGACCTGTCCGCCCGTCGGCTTGAGCGGCTTCGAGAGCGGGGCGATCACCTGCTGCCCCGGCGTCTCCCGGGCCGCGCGCGCCTCGTCCCCGATCGTGCGCCCGGTCACGGTCATCTCGTTTGCGTTCAGGAGGCCCGCGCCCAGGAGGCGGCTGGCCACCAGGGCCATCCCGCCGGCCTTGTACATGTCGGGCGCGGAGAAGCGGCCCCACGGTTTCAGGTCGGCCAGGACCGGCGTCCGGCGCGCGATCCGGTCGAAGTCGTCGATGGTCAGCCTGACCCCGGCCTCCCGCGCCACGGCGAGGAGGTGGAGCACCGCGTTCGTCGAGCCGCCGGTGGCCATCACGCCGGCGATGGCGTTCAGGAGCGCCTTGCGCGTGACGATCTGACGCGGGGTCACGCCCTTCCGCAGGAGTTCCATCGCCAGCTTCCCGCACTCGAAGGCGACCTCGTCTTTCCGGGGATCCACGGCGGGGACCCCGTTGAAGTTCATGGGGGAGATGCCGAGCATCTCGAAGGCGGTGGACATGGTGTTAGCGGTGTACTGGCCACCGCAGGCCCCCGCGCCGGGACAGGCGCGGCTCTCGATCCCGTAAAGGTCCTGGGCCGAGAGCTTTCCCGCGTTGAACGCGCCCACCGCCTCGAAGACGTCCTGGACGGTGATCGGCCGGCCGCCGTACTCGCCCGGCATGATCGAGCCACCGTAGAGCATGAGGCCCGGAAGGTTGAGCCGGGCCAGGGCCATGACCATCCCCGGGATCGTCTTATCGCACCCCGAGATCCCGACTACCCCGTCAAACAGGTGGCCGCGCGCGACCAGCTCGACGGAGTCGGCCACGACCTCGCGGCTGATGAGCGACGCCTTCATGCCCTCGGTCCCCATGGCGATCCCGTCGGTGATGGAGATCGTGTTGAACTCGATCGGGGTCCCTCCCGCGGCGCGAATCCCCTCCTTGACCTTATCCGCCAGCTTCCGGTGGTTCCAGTTGCACGGCGTCACCTCGATCCAGCAGTGTGCGACGCCCACCAGCGGCCGGCGGAGATCCTCGTCGGTGAAGCCGACGGCCTTGAAGTAGGAGCGGGCCGGCGCGCGGTCCGGACCTTCCAGGAGGGTGCGGCTCTTGTGTCTCGGGTCGAAGCTCATGGCGCCTCCTTGTGGGGAAAAAAGCTGGGCCGATTCTACCGCACGCCTTGACCGACTTCCAGGGGGCGTGTGACACTGGGCCGCCGTGCCCGGGCTCCTCTTGCGCTGCTACGACGTGGCTTACCGCTGGCTCCACGGGCTCAGGGACCCCGCCGCGGGGGCGGGCCCGGTGGTGCGGGTCGCCGTCCGCCGCCACCGCGGTCCGACGGTTGTGCTGAGGGACGGCACGGCCGTCCGGCGCGGCGACAGGATCGGGATCATCCACCTCGACAACGAGCGCGTGGCGGCGTTCCACGGCGACGGCAGCCAGACTCCGATCGCCGGGCTCAGATTCCGGCGCGCCTTCGTCGCCTCGCTGAGAGAACTCGCGCGCCAGGTCCTCGACACCGACCGTTAT
Encoded here:
- a CDS encoding hydantoinase/oxoprolinase family protein, yielding MGYRIGIDVGGTFTDLALLNEETGVLIVGKVPSTPSDPSEGILHGISRILAEAGASPGQIGYLAHGTTVSTNTLLQRKGARVGLITTRGFRDLLEIARQRRPSLYDLHVPKPAPLIPRALRIEVAERVMADGSVRLPLDLAEVDRALEGLAREGVEALAVCFLYAYRSPDHERRVLERARSLMPNVFCSASHEVLPEFREYERLTTTVVNAYLGSVLVGYIQAFRRRVRELGIVAVPYINQSNGGTIGIDEAARAPVKTLLSGPSAGVAGAAWLAQKAGVSSVVTFDMGGTSTDVSFVRDGTPALAFEREIAGVPIRIPALDIHTIGAGGGSIAWRDSGGALMVGPQSAGADPGPACYGRGGTEPTVTDANLLLGRLSPKGLLGGRMPLDLARAGEVIAKLGEALDLSAVGTARGIIKVVNANMARALRVVTVQRGVDPTRLALLAFGGAGPLHAGALARELGIRTILVPPGPGILCALGLLVEDLRADAVRTWVGRLDAQALDELEPIFTALEADATAWLDRERVPPERRQLARWLDLRYEGQNYELLVPVPDEVWRERSAEGLRQRFLQVHEATYGFSAEAEPIQVVNARLVARGVPDQPEIPRRKPGALDASAALLGRRHVDFDEAGVLDCPVYDRARLVAGNRLAGPGVIEQFDSTTLLHPGQEALVDELGVLIITEA
- a CDS encoding cupredoxin domain-containing protein, with amino-acid sequence MRTARILAAGLLTWGWLAGAGEPSDVGAPRLARSERVAQARPTVQEFEMTMNVFPTGKFAPDPLTVKKGIRVRLRMKALQREHLNQISIRPFVANVTLEPPDKVTIIEFTPTRTGTFKIRNLGHDFEGTLVVVE
- the ilvD gene encoding dihydroxy-acid dehydratase, which produces MSFDPRHKSRTLLEGPDRAPARSYFKAVGFTDEDLRRPLVGVAHCWIEVTPCNWNHRKLADKVKEGIRAAGGTPIEFNTISITDGIAMGTEGMKASLISREVVADSVELVARGHLFDGVVGISGCDKTIPGMVMALARLNLPGLMLYGGSIMPGEYGGRPITVQDVFEAVGAFNAGKLSAQDLYGIESRACPGAGACGGQYTANTMSTAFEMLGISPMNFNGVPAVDPRKDEVAFECGKLAMELLRKGVTPRQIVTRKALLNAIAGVMATGGSTNAVLHLLAVAREAGVRLTIDDFDRIARRTPVLADLKPWGRFSAPDMYKAGGMALVASRLLGAGLLNANEMTVTGRTIGDEARAARETPGQQVIAPLSKPLKPTGGQVILKGNLAPEGCVAKVAGHERTVHRGPARVFDREEDAFAAVKAGKIKPGDVIVIRYEGPKGGPGMREMLAVTGALVGAGLGDSVALMTDGRFSGATHGLMVGHVAPEAVVGGPIAVLRNGDTIVIDVKRRRLDVELAQADLRKRLRAWKPPKPRYTTGAMAKYARLVSSASGGAITG